In Ornithodoros turicata isolate Travis chromosome 1, ASM3712646v1, whole genome shotgun sequence, the DNA window CAAGAGAAGTGACGCGACGTATGGTTAGGCGTGCGATCGCTATGGCCGACGTCTACAGGTTTTGTCTGCGCCAAGTACGTCAAGAACAAGCCCTTTATTTAGCCTCCCACGCGTGCTTCCCGTACGCCTTATGCCCTCATGCAACGTACATCTATACCGCATACCATAAAGGTAGACTTAATTCTCACGAACAACACATCAGTCGCCTTCGTTGCTTCCATGTATCATCGTGGAATTCAAAATTTCGTCCGAAAATCCACGAAGCTGTGGTTCTGCTACAACGCTTCAAAGCATGGTTCGCAAGCAAGGTGCGTGTCGTTGTTGGTCTACTTTTAATGTTTGGGTCACGTATATATGGTAGTAGCAGCTGTGCTGTAGggaccagggatttccctaacCCCACCCCCCTAAGACACTGAGATATTGCCCAATACAGCTTGGCTACCAATGCATAATACCCACAAACATGTAACCATATACATAtacaccccaccccaccccggaAGCTCGGTACCCCTCCACCAGATGTCGATTTCTGGAGGCATTACTGATAGGGACTAATGTTCATGTCAAGTGTCGTGCGGGAAGATGCGACGCACAGTATCACTCGACCGGTGCAACTACAGCCAGGCCCTCCATTATGCATAGCAAACAAAATATAGAGGAACATTCCTCCATGACTTTCAGAAGTGGTTCCTGCTGCCTTTGCATCCAAGAAATGCCATCAGCGAAATGGGATCTGCGAACGACTGCACGGAATAGTGGGTGTTCTTGGAACCACGCAGGTGAAGGGGTTAGACCCTTAGACACTTCGTAAGCTCGGTGATTTCGGAACGTTCGTGTGCTCCAGATTGCTTCTGCGAGCTGGAGAAGTTCTTCTACACTTGCCACAAAGAAACATGTTTGCTTTTGGCTTATACTTACAAGTTGCATTAGTCACATACCGTACAttctttacttttttattttaggTTTTTCAACGGCGCGGGCAGTTTGGAAATCCAGTGTACGACTTCTATCGAGATTGGGAGGCATACAAAAATGGTTTCGGGGACCCAGCGAAAGAGTTCTGGCTAGGTATGGGGTAGCAAATCAGAAGATGAAtgtttaaaggtactataaagcagtcgaggtcgaacctatgcaatcagcatgacgtgagagtgctagactcaaaggttcagcacaacaagtaatacgcgcaggagtttactctaagtattatttttaattggtaaataaaaacgcagtcaagaatgtcggggcgacgcctggtgggaagaagtcctcaatttgtcaagcaactcTGTAGACAAGGTGACCGAgataaacagatggctttcctgttgggatttgcaaatactaccttttgagaaaatgtaatttgtgtgaaataaaataaacaaaagctgaatcttgcactcagtaactaaacgtctatacctgggccccttgtttcagcaccgtggcgctgctatcgtacgtcgctctgtttggcccagagtcgtgcgcatgagacattttcgccgccgtacttggcggagttggcgtttcgtcggtctgcttcgccacagtgttgccagtagatttaaatttgcattttttcgggagctataacgtctatgtgagaaaattttgcggcattttactcccgaggacgtacacaattcagggcacacaaaacatgaggttgcacctcgactgctttatagtacatTTAAGTTTCTTCGGTCGGTTACAAAGCAATATAAAACTGTGCTGCCCAAAGTGCCATTTCTGCTTGTCCAATACAAAAGCAGCATAAGATGGACGATCTCACAATCCAATTGGTGTATTGCGCAATTGGACAGGAAATCAGCTGATCCACATCCTGACATCTAACAAGGCAACGTCACTCCGTATCGTACTCACGAATCGCACGGGAGAGACTTTCACGGCGGACTACGCTCTCTTCAAAATTGCTGGTGAAGATGAGCAGTACGAGCTCACAGTCAGCGGGTACACGGGAGACACAGGTAAATCTAGTGAACGTAGTACAGCTTCTAGGCCTTCTACCCATATTCAGTCTTACGCTGTTAGCTTAAAAACATTTATTCTTCCCAGGTTATGATGCATTCAGTGGGGAAAACGGAGCCAGCTTCAGCACGTTTGACAGGGACAGCGACATGGACCCTGACAGCAACTGTGCCGTTACATACAGGGGGGCCTGGTGGTACAAGCGCTGTCACCTGGCAAACCTAAATGGCCTCAATCTCAACGGGGCCCACACGAGCTACGCCGACGGCATCGAATGGTCAATCAGAGACGGCATAGAAGACCTCTATCATTATTCCTATCCGCAGGTAGAAATGAAGATGAGAGATGCGAACTTTTGCTGCTAGAAGTGCATggacataaaaaaaagacacctcACTGTATCGGCATGCGCTTCATTACTTTACTTGTTTATGAATAAATACTAGATAACTCAGTCACAAGTCCTAAAAGAACTCTCTGCTTCAAACTCGACCACTAGCTGCGAACTGATTTCCAACATTTTTAGCCCAACGCTATTGCCGGAATGCAAAACACCGGACAATATACCTCAAGGTTTTCACCCAGAATGCTTTCAGTAGTGCGTGAGAACGTTACAGAATGTATAGTAAATGGACGACTTTCTGCATAAAGAAGTGGATCAACGTTTTATGAAAATGAAAACATGGTGCGTCTCAATTTATTTGCAATTTTATTTCGTATTGCTTCCCAGGACCGTTTGGGACAACCTAACAACGGCAACATCCAGAGACAGATCAAACGGGAGAGGTGATATTTCGTGAAATAAAATCAGCCACTACGTGCTAGGTTCGCAAAGAACTGCTTGTTCCCCGAAAGAAAATCTGCgaatccctccctttcctcctttcctttttcttctttaataaacatattatcccccccccctcctctagCAAGCCGCCCTCCGTCTGGCTggcctttccttttcttttttcttcttaataaacatatccccacccCCTCCTCTAAACACTCTAACCACCATGCACACTACGCATGGACTGTGCAACCACTGTACACTAATAGGAAGGCGCGCTATCCAAACCTGAGAGTTGATTGCTCGTCGCGAAAGGACACAAACTGACAGTGGTTTCATGTCGGGATAGAAAGCTGAAAGAGGAACTGAAAGATCTCCAATAGGACACGTCAAACGCCGTACGGCATCTCTGTGGACAGAGAGAGAGTAAGGCAGAACGCATCTACATGTAAGACGTGTTCCACAGGCTCACCATAGCGACTCAGCAGAAAGAAACGCGTTGTGATCtcaaacttaaaaaaaaaaagaaaagaagaaaagaaacagtatTTCGAACAGATTGTTTTTCTGCTAGGGCCTATAGTCCGATAGAAGAGCAGTCAATGTTCGAACTATCGGCTGCTTCCTGTGTGAGGCTTCTGCCCACCTTACCTGGACCGCaagattttttcatttttcgacGTCAGAGGCCCTTGAAGACCTGCTCTGGCCTCGACGAACGTCCAACCCGCCTACAGAGACAGACGCGGTGCCATAAGAGTGCTAATCTGGGCAGCTTTTTAGAAGGACAGATAAGGGCGCTGTATTAATTCCTTGGCTTTGTGTTACTTGACACCCCTTCtgtaaaatgaaagaaagaaaacagaaataacTTCACAGACCCTTTTGCACACCATGAGGCAACGAAACCAGCCCACGTAGGTGAATACCGGCAACCCCTCGAGGTGAGTACATTGACGGTGGCACTGGGTTCTGCTGCGCGCACCACACAGGCTACAAGCCAGTACTTCAGAAACGAAATCTCGTTCATAGTGAACACACGATGTGTTCCGACGGACGAGGAATACCAACCAGGAGCGCTGCGTTTGCACCCGTTTTATTAAGCACGCGATGGGCACCCTGCCGCTTTGCTTCCCTATcagtaaagggggggggggatatatttattagaccaaaggaaaaaaaaaagcggggggaaatgtcagccaaacgggacgtcggcttgctattccgcaaagaaaaaaaacggaagaataaaataaataaaaaagaaaagaatcaggaaataaaggataaactaacaaacggtgaaagaaggatgagacagattagagaagatgactttaaaagaaaagcatgaggttaatgcgttgagggtgagagtctggcactgaagaatgagattgcacgactggagttcaTAGGCTGTTCATAAAACCTGAATCGCAATTCCCCTGAAACAACGACAGACTAGTACGGCGTGTTGGCTGTGAAACATACTCTGGCCGAACGCAAGGTGAGACAGCCAAAAATGTGAGCAGCAAGTCTCTCACCCCTAGAGCAAATGAGGTCACCTTCATTCGGAAGGATTTGTGGGCCAGCCTCGGTAGGATTGTCTTTGTAACAAACGTCAGTTGATGTTCGACGCTGTGCCGTGCTGTCCGTGTGTTGTTCGTCCAAGAAATACGCGTTGCCGAAAGGAAGTCGGCAACACGCTGTAGCACAGCCAGGAAAGCACTTCACTAGCAtgtacttttcttctttttttttttgtccgaaaATCAATCTCCGAGCGCAACACAACCGCAAAATGAACGTCAGGAACTCAAACAGGATGAACAAtatgcgtcacttccgtggtctgctacgacggcccggcgacgctcaccaggggctcagaacGCTCCGCGGTCGAATTTTATGTAGCGATTATGGAGGCATTTCATCTAATATACGTAAATCtcagtccaattccgcatttttttttatttattattattttttttttttgtacacacCGCAATATGAGGTGAACAcctttgcagcttattttcgcttccgtcgtcctttaatcGCGTTCTCCCATCGTCGACATAGCCCTGTGCGcttcggaaataaaaaaaaagtgaccctACATCCAAATACGACGAAGTACAGTCATAAATACAACACGACTTTAACACCGTATCGCTTAACAAAACGGAAAACACACGAGACGTATAGCGCATTCCCTGTTTACTTTGCTGTCGCTCACACGTGGAGTAGACAGGGGCCCTTGGCAAATGGAAGGACGGCACGCTGCCGTGCACGTCATTTTACACCCTCGCTCTCTTTTGCTGCGTAGAAACCTACTTGCGGCGCGTCGTCCGTATCAGAAGAGTTGTGACGCTGCTAGTGAATATGTTCATgtccagtaaaaaaaaaaaaacaatcccACTGAAAACATGTTTCTAGGTGCAGTCAAAACCCATACATGAGAGCAtgcaaatcctgtaaaaatatgCCTCATAAGAGAGAATATCTGGCATCGTGTCCGATCTCTCTTTGCATGAAAGGGGGCGAGGCCCCCACAGCCTGAGTTCAAGAGAGGCGACCGCCCTCCTTGTCCccaccttccgacgcccctgcAGATcagagctgaacccgaaccgaaaaccactAAAAACCGTTATATTTAAGTGGAACTGACCTAATCGGAATGATTTATACTCCCACTGAAccgaactggaactgaaccgaaataaatcTGAAACGGTTACCATTTTGTAAAACGGTTTAGGTGGGATGCTTGTTTCAGCAAGCCAGTCCCACAGTGTTTCTGTTACAAACTATGTAGCAGAGTTTCAACGGTTCCAGAACGTTTTAAAAATCTTATTTCAAGAAAAATCAAGTGCATTAATTTGACAAATTCACGCACCGAAACGCGCATGAATGAGAGTTCAA includes these proteins:
- the LOC135377488 gene encoding techylectin-5A-like, with protein sequence MAVTASTLVVLIVASSTLCAPTVEQSLTNIEQSVAYLRMVLLSGRPRDCADIYISGQNRSGVFNIFPYEGSTLSVATYCDMESDGGGWTVFQRRGQFGNPVYDFYRDWEAYKNGFGDPAKEFWLGNQLIHILTSNKATSLRIVLTNRTGETFTADYALFKIAGEDEQYELTVSGYTGDTGYDAFSGENGASFSTFDRDSDMDPDSNCAVTYRGAWWYKRCHLANLNGLNLNGAHTSYADGIEWSIRDGIEDLYHYSYPQVEMKMRDANFCC